In Xanthomonas fragariae, the genomic window CGTTACCAGGAGCGGGCGCTACCGCCCGACGAGTCGTCTGGGTTTTGGCGGTGTAGCGATCGGCAACGCGTTTGCACCGACCAGCGATGCGCAGAGTGAGCACACCTTGGCGGCGGTGTGGGAATCGGGCGTGCGCTACTTCGACACCTCGCCGTGGTATGGGCTGGGATTGTCCGAGCGGCGCACCGGCCACCATCTGCATCGCCACGCGCCGGCCGACTACGTGTTGTCGACGAAGGTCGGGCGCCTGCTCAGCGCAACCGACAAGCCGCCGAAGACGATGTGGCAGCAGCCATCGCCATTCGATTATCGCTACGACTACAGTGCTTCCGGTGTGCGTCGTTCGATTGAAGACAGCCTGCAGCGCCTGGGCGTATCGCAGATCGATATCGCATACATCCATGACCTGTCGCCGGAAAACGAACAAGACCTCGGCACGCCGTGGCAACAGCGCTTTGCCGAAGCGGTGAAAGGCGCGATGCCGGAGTTGACCAAGATGCGCAAGGAAGGGCTGATCAAGGCCTGGGGCTTCGGCGTCAATCGCCCGGAGCCTGCTTTGCGCGCAATTGAAGAAGCCGACCCGGATATCTTCTTGCTGGCTTGCCAGTACTCTCTGCTCGACCACGCACAAGCGCTGCACGACACCTTTCCGAAGATCGCCAAGCACGGCGCTTCTGTCGTGGTCGGCGCGCCGTTATTGGCGGGCTATCTGGCCGGCCGCGATCGCTATCTCTACGACGACACCGTGCCGGAATGGGCGCCAGCCAAGCGACAAAAAGCGCTGGCCATCTGCGACCGCCATGGTGTGGATTTGCGCACTGTGTCGCTGCAATTTGCCGCCGCCCCGAAAGTGGTGTCTGCGGTGATTCCAGGCGCGCGCACTGCCGAGCAGGCGCACGCAAACGCGGCCTCGATGCGTGTGGCGATTCCGGCAGCCGTTTGGGAAGAGCTCAAGCGCGAGCACGTCATTGAAGCGGATGCGCCGGTGCCTGTTTTAAGCTGATGCCTCATGCGTGGTGATCCGGGGAGGAGGGGCGGTCAGCAGACCAATGCGGTCAGAACGTACCGCGTTGAATAAACGGTGCTTGCTGATAGAGCGTGCGCTCGCCCCCGCGCGGATCGTGTTCGAGCCGGCTCGGTCTATCGAAGAGCAGCGTTTCGCGGCGTTGCAACGAATATTGCTGCCAGCGCGGCAGGCCGCGGTGGTTCGGGTCGCCGCTGCGCGCGAAGGCGATCAGCGTCTGGCTCATCTGCTCGGTCATGCGTTGTGCATCGGCGCCGTTGCCGGTGCGCGAACCGGGTTGCGCGATGGTGTCGAACACCAGTGGAATATCCAGTGTGTGGAAGGCGCCGAACTTGCCGCCATCCAGCGGCGAGCCCCAATCCAGTTGATAGGCCCAGGTGGGTGCGCCCTGGTGTGCGCGTGCTTCGGCTTCTTCGACCGCACCACGCCACGAGAGGCCTGCGGTGGTCGCCGCAAAGAACACGTCAGATGGCGAATACTGCGGATACAGCCGTCGATATTCGGCAATCACCACCTGCGGCAACAGGTCGATGTATTGCTGGGTTTCCAGTTTGGCCGGCAGCTCGTCCCAGCTCAACGCAAAGTTCCTCGCATCGTTGCCGAGAAACGCGCGCGTTTCATCGCGTGTATTGCCGATCACCATTGGAATCTTGGCTGATTGCAGCGGCGCAGTGGGCCAGAACGGATGCACCGGCACATTGCGCGCATCCAGCACCGGGCCGAAGTACAGCGCGCTGTTTTCCACCCGCGAGGGGTCGCGCACCTGCGCGGCGGCCAGCAATTGCGCAATCGGCAACGTACGGATGCGTGCAATCTCGACAGGCGCAAGCTTCAATGCATCCAACAACACCTGCGCGCGTTGCGTGGCCGCGCGCGGCCCGGCAACGGTGACCTGCTGCCCGCTCATGGTCCAGGCGCGATGGAACAGGCCGCGCGCGCCCGGCATCGCCATCAAGGTAGCGATCTTGGCACCGCCGCCGGACTGGCCGAACACGGTGACATTGCCGGCATCGCCGCCGAATTCGGCCGCATGCCGGCGCACCCATTGCAGCGCCTGGATCAGGTCCAGTTGCCCGGCATTGCCGGAGTCGGCAAAGCGCGCATCACCAAGCTGCGCCAGCGACAGATAGCCGAACAGATTGAGCCGGTGATTGACGGTGACCACCACCACATCGCCGCGCTTGCACAGGCGCACGCCGTCGTAGAGCGGATCGCTACCGGAGCCGGAGGTATAGCCGCCGCCATGGAGATTGCACAGGATCGGCCGCCTGCCGCCATCGCGCAGGCCCGGTGTCCACACGTTGAGGAACAGGCAGTCCTCGCTGGTCGGCTCGCTGGCTTTGAGCTGCGGCGCCGCCGCACCGAAATGGCTGGCATCGCGCACGTCGGGCCAGGGCGTTTCCAGCACCGGCGTCTGGAAGCGGCGCGCGGCGGTGTCGCCGCCGTATGGGATGCCCTTGAACACGCAGATACCCTGGTCGCGATAACCGCGCAACGCGCCGCTGCGGACCTGTGCCAGTGGTGCGACGTCGCTGCGGCCGCGCCAGTGAAGCCGGGCAGGGCTGCCGCAGCGCTGGCAAGCAGACCGCCGCGCAACAGTGTGCGGCGCCGCGCGTCGGGCATGGACGGTGCGGTCATTGCGCAGTGTCCTGTGCGGCTGTGGACACCTGTGCCTTGGTGATATGTGCGATCCACGCCTGAGCCAGCTGCGGCCACGCGGCCACGGTCAGGCCGGTGGTGCTGGCAGTCCCGAAGCCATGGCCACCCTGCGGGAACACGTGCAGCTCGCTCGGCACCCCAGCGCGCAGCAGGGCATCATGGAACAGCAGGCTGTTGCGGACCGAAACCACCGTGTCGTCCTGCGCATGCAGCAGGAAGGTCAGCGGCGTGCGTGCGTCCACGTGCAAGTGCGGCGAATACGCACGCAGCTGGGCAGCGCTGGGCGTGCTGCCGAGCAGGCGTTGGCGCGAGCCCATATGCGCGTTGGCGCTGTCCATGTCGATGACCGGGTAGATCAGCAACTCGAAATCCGGCCGCGCGCTCAGCGCATCGGCCGCGTCCACCTTCGGGTACACCTGCGCGGCGTAGCGCGTGCCCAGGCTGGCCGCGACATGGCCGCCAGCCGAGAAGCCCATCACCCCGACCCGCTGCGTGTCGATGCCATAGCGGGCGGCGTTGGCGCGGATCAGCCGCAGTGCGCGTTGCGCATCGGCCAGCGGCACATCGGCGCCGTTGGGGTGGCCTTCGCCTGGCAGTCGATAGCGCAGCACGAACAGCGTGATCCCTGCTTGGTCGACGAAGCCGGGAACCAGTGCGCTGCCTTCGTTGTCCAGCACGATGAGCTGGTAGCCGCCGCCGGGAGTGACCAGCAGAGCAGTGCCATTGGGCCGCTTGGGGCGGTAGACCACCAGGTAGGGCGTACTGATCTGCTGGATGTAGCGGTCGGGCAGGGCGGGGTCGCTGCTGCGCTCAACGATGCGTTGCGGCTGCGGCAGGGTCTTGTCCCCCGGTGCCACGGCCTTGGGCCACAGCTGGATCCGGCTGGCCTGTTCGGCGGCGGTGTCGGCGCTGGGCATCTCGGCAGCCAGTACTGGCCCGGCCAGTAGCGACCCCGCCACCACCAGCGTCATGCACCGACGCACGGCGCTCGAAAACGCGGCAAAACCGCACCTTTGGTTTGTCTGTTCCATGCACTCCTCCCAGGGTCGCTGTGCTTTGACAGGCACAATGCCGCACTGCATATTGTCAATGACACCGGTTTACCATATACACCACACCGTGCCACTGTCGATTGGCAGTGCAACACAAACACCTATCAGGGAGACACCCTTGAGCAACGACGCCGCCACCCCAGCATCGTCCGCATCCTCGCTGTCGCAGATCGCTCAGCGCTTTGTGGAGGCACGCCGTGCAGGGGCATCGCTGCCCGATTTTCCCGGGCGAATTCCCGACGATCTGGTCGCTGCCTATCGGGTGCAGGACATTGCCATCAGCCAGTGGGACGATCAGGTGGTCGGCTGGAAGGTGGGCTATATCGCCGCCGAGCGCCGCGACGCGTCAGGCGACGAGCGTCTGCTCGGCCCGATCTTCTCGCACAAGCTCTGGAATGCTACCGGTGGAACAACGCAGTTTCCGATCTATGAGGGCGGCTTCGGCGCGGTCGAGGCCGAGTACGTGTTGCGTCTGGGCGCAGACGCGCCGGCCGAGCAGACCCACTTCACCCCGGACGAGGCGGCGCAGTTGCCGGCCACGCTGTTCATTGGCGTGGAAATCGCCAGCAGCCCGTTGGCCACCATCAACACGCTGGGCCCGCGCGTGGTGATTTCCGACTTCGGCAACAACAATGGCTTGATTCTTGGGCCGGAAGTGACCGATTGGCTGCGGCGTGAGGCGTCCTCGCTGACCGCCCAGACGCTGATCGACGACCAGATCGTCGGCACTGGCGGCGCCAACACGTTGCCGGGCGGATTGCGAGCGGCCTACGCATTTGCGCTCAGTCGTTCGGCTCAGCGCGGACGTCCGCTCAAGCGCGGTGATCTCATCGCCACGGGCAATGCCACCGGTATCCATGACATCGAAGTGGGACAGCGTGCCCTGATTCGCTTTGCTGGCATCGGCGACATTTCCTGTACGGCTGTGTCTGCCAAATCATGGCGGACCCAGTGATTAGAAGCTTGGGAGGGCGCCAATGATCACACGCAGACATTTTCTCGGTGCCGGGCTCGGTGCCGCCGCGGTCGGCCCCTGGCTGGGCGCCGGTGCCACCACGCCGATCCCCGGCAGGCAGTTGTTGACCGCTACCGACGTGCACGTCAGCGACTACCCCACCGTGGAGGCGGTGCGGTGGTTCGGCAAGCAGCTCGAAGCGCGCACCAATGGTCGGCTCACACTGCGCCAATACCACTCCGGCCAGTTGGGTCGCGAGTCGGAGGCGATCGACATGGCGCGCTTCGGCGCCATCGACATCACCCGCGTGTATTCGGGTGCGTTGAACAACGCCTTTTCGCTCACCCAGGCGCTGTGCCTGCCGTACGTGTTCGACTCGGTATCGCATCTGCGCCGCGCCATCGACGGCCACGTCGGCGACAGTGTGTTGCGCAGCTTCGAGCAGCGCGATCTGGTGGGCCTGGCGATCTACGATTCGGGCGCGCGGTGTTTCTACAACACCAAGCATCCGCTGCACCGCCCGGAAGATCTCAATGGCCTGAAACTGCGCGTGGCCTCGTCGGACATCTTCCTCAAGCTGATGCGCATGCTGGGCGCCAACCCCACGCCGATGTCGCTGGGCGAGACGTTCTCGGCGATGGAAACGCACATGATCGACGGTGCGGAAAACAATATGCGCAGCTTTCAGTCGAGCCGGCATTTCGAAGCCGCGCATTACTGGTCGCAGAGCGAGCATTCCTACGCGCCGGACGTCCTGGTGATGTCGCGCAAGAGTTTCCAATACCTGCGCCCGGCCGATCGCGCGCTGGTGGTGGAACTGGCACGCGCCTCGGTGCCGGTGATGCGCGATTTATGGGATGACTCGGAGGTGATCGCGCGCAAGCAGGTGATCGACTACGGCGTAAAGCTCAACCAGGTCGACATGCCGGCATTCCGCGCCGCCGCCGCCCCACTGCTGGCCGAATACCGCAAGCAGCCGCAGATCGAAGCGCTGTACCGCGTTTCCGATATCGCCGTTGGCGTGGCGTCCATCGCGCTGCTGGGCCTGGTGGTCGTGCAGGGCTGGCAGGTAATGACCCGCTACGTGCTCAACGACTCGCCCAGCTGGACCGAGCCGGTGACGCTGCTGTTGCTGAGCACCGCATTGAGCCTGGGCGCCGCCGCCGGCGTGCACACCAACCGCCATTTCGGCTTTTATCTGCTGAGCGAACACGTACCGCCGCTGGTACGCACGGTGTTCGATCTGATCCGCCCGTTGATGATCATGGCCATCGGCGCGGTGCTGGCATGGTGGAGTGCGGCGCTGCTGCTGGATGGGCTGGACATCAAGATGGCTGGCGCGCAGATGCCGCAGAGCATCAACTACCTGCCGCTGTCAATCGGCGGTGCGCTGATGGTGGTGTTCGCCTTGCACAAGCTGTGGCGTGTGCTGCGCCCGATCCACAC contains:
- a CDS encoding TRAP transporter small permease gives rise to the protein MYRVSDIAVGVASIALLGLVVVQGWQVMTRYVLNDSPSWTEPVTLLLLSTALSLGAAAGVHTNRHFGFYLLSEHVPPLVRTVFDLIRPLMIMAIGAVLAWWSAALLLDGLDIKMAGAQMPQSINYLPLSIGGALMVVFALHKLWRVLRPIHTAGVR
- a CDS encoding alpha/beta hydrolase; this translates as MEQTNQRCGFAAFSSAVRRCMTLVVAGSLLAGPVLAAEMPSADTAAEQASRIQLWPKAVAPGDKTLPQPQRIVERSSDPALPDRYIQQISTPYLVVYRPKRPNGTALLVTPGGGYQLIVLDNEGSALVPGFVDQAGITLFVLRYRLPGEGHPNGADVPLADAQRALRLIRANAARYGIDTQRVGVMGFSAGGHVAASLGTRYAAQVYPKVDAADALSARPDFELLIYPVIDMDSANAHMGSRQRLLGSTPSAAQLRAYSPHLHVDARTPLTFLLHAQDDTVVSVRNSLLFHDALLRAGVPSELHVFPQGGHGFGTASTTGLTVAAWPQLAQAWIAHITKAQVSTAAQDTAQ
- a CDS encoding 2-keto-4-pentenoate hydratase produces the protein MSNDAATPASSASSLSQIAQRFVEARRAGASLPDFPGRIPDDLVAAYRVQDIAISQWDDQVVGWKVGYIAAERRDASGDERLLGPIFSHKLWNATGGTTQFPIYEGGFGAVEAEYVLRLGADAPAEQTHFTPDEAAQLPATLFIGVEIASSPLATINTLGPRVVISDFGNNNGLILGPEVTDWLRREASSLTAQTLIDDQIVGTGGANTLPGGLRAAYAFALSRSAQRGRPLKRGDLIATGNATGIHDIEVGQRALIRFAGIGDISCTAVSAKSWRTQ
- a CDS encoding aldo/keto reductase, whose product is MNTRRQFLCAAAAGTVALAAAPLMAQSSAPGSVMPTRGKTAAIALPANPVTRSGRYRPTSRLGFGGVAIGNAFAPTSDAQSEHTLAAVWESGVRYFDTSPWYGLGLSERRTGHHLHRHAPADYVLSTKVGRLLSATDKPPKTMWQQPSPFDYRYDYSASGVRRSIEDSLQRLGVSQIDIAYIHDLSPENEQDLGTPWQQRFAEAVKGAMPELTKMRKEGLIKAWGFGVNRPEPALRAIEEADPDIFLLACQYSLLDHAQALHDTFPKIAKHGASVVVGAPLLAGYLAGRDRYLYDDTVPEWAPAKRQKALAICDRHGVDLRTVSLQFAAAPKVVSAVIPGARTAEQAHANAASMRVAIPAAVWEELKREHVIEADAPVPVLS